The following are encoded together in the Xanthomonas vesicatoria ATCC 35937 genome:
- the purT gene encoding formate-dependent phosphoribosylglycinamide formyltransferase, which produces MTTLGTPLSPSATRVLLLGSGELGKEVAIELQRFGVEVIAADRYANAPAMQVAHRSHVLDMLDPAALRALIAKEQPHLIVPEIEAIHTETLVALERDQGQRVIPTARAARLTMDREGIRRLAAETLGLPTSPYRFVDTAAEYREAIAAVGLPCVVKPVMSSSGKGQSTLRSEADIDAAWDYAQTGGRAGAGRCIVEGFIDFDYEITLLTVRHAGGTSYCDPIGHWQQDGDYRESWQPQPMSAAALQRSQQIAKAITDDLGGWGLFGVELFVKGDEVWFSEVSPRPHDTGLVTLVSQELSEFALHARAILGLPVGAEDGGVIRQSGPSASCALLAHGNGVPAFDGVAAALRDPDAALRLFGKPRVDGHRRVGVTLARADSIDAAREKARVAAAALTIQLSN; this is translated from the coding sequence ATGACAACTCTTGGCACGCCGTTATCGCCTTCCGCCACCCGGGTGCTGCTGCTGGGCTCGGGCGAGCTGGGCAAGGAAGTGGCGATCGAACTGCAGCGCTTCGGGGTGGAAGTGATCGCCGCCGATCGCTACGCCAATGCGCCGGCGATGCAGGTGGCGCACCGCTCGCACGTGCTGGACATGCTCGATCCTGCCGCGCTGCGCGCGCTGATCGCCAAAGAGCAGCCGCACCTGATCGTGCCCGAGATCGAAGCCATCCATACCGAAACCCTGGTGGCGCTGGAGCGCGATCAGGGCCAGCGCGTGATTCCCACCGCGCGCGCCGCACGCCTGACCATGGACCGCGAAGGCATCCGCCGCCTGGCTGCCGAGACGCTGGGTCTGCCGACCTCGCCGTACCGCTTTGTCGACACCGCCGCCGAGTACCGCGAAGCCATCGCCGCGGTGGGCCTGCCCTGCGTGGTCAAGCCGGTGATGTCGTCCTCGGGCAAGGGCCAGAGCACGTTGCGCAGCGAAGCCGACATCGACGCGGCCTGGGACTACGCACAAACCGGCGGACGCGCCGGCGCTGGCCGCTGCATTGTCGAAGGCTTCATCGATTTCGATTACGAGATCACCCTGCTGACCGTGCGGCACGCCGGCGGCACCTCGTACTGCGACCCGATCGGCCACTGGCAGCAGGACGGCGACTACCGCGAAAGCTGGCAGCCGCAACCGATGTCGGCGGCCGCGTTGCAACGCTCGCAGCAGATCGCCAAAGCCATCACCGACGATCTGGGCGGCTGGGGCTTGTTTGGCGTGGAGTTGTTCGTCAAGGGCGACGAAGTGTGGTTCAGCGAAGTCTCGCCGCGCCCGCACGATACCGGGCTGGTGACGCTGGTCTCGCAGGAATTGAGCGAATTCGCGCTGCACGCGCGCGCGATCCTCGGTCTGCCAGTCGGCGCAGAAGACGGTGGCGTGATTCGTCAAAGCGGCCCGTCGGCATCGTGCGCGCTCCTTGCGCACGGCAATGGCGTGCCGGCATTCGACGGCGTTGCCGCTGCATTGCGCGATCCGGACGCAGCACTGCGTCTGTTCGGTAAACCGCGCGTGGACGGTCACCGCCGCGTTGGCGTCACGCTGGCACGTGCCGACAGCATCGATGCAGCACGCGAGAAGGCGCGTGTAGCGGCGGCAGCGTTGACGATTCAACTTAGCAACTAA